Proteins encoded by one window of Aspergillus puulaauensis MK2 DNA, chromosome 4, nearly complete sequence:
- a CDS encoding uncharacterized protein (COG:S;~EggNog:ENOG410PH0I): protein MSISLPRLSNEARSYLLNHVFLFPQLPQQDDYNTEYELLLLETVINALKRFTAHVCEQHGEIIRVLITMLAYLRTTLGSRGEIDEVKFRNVLRTLDIDGTSVCFRLRVHVTYISLLGSVVPIHVKSQNAAVLMTRENDAIHVETFELSPRNEAVNSTIGRLKRQFPGPTLSMKPETFNDPHLQNAIAATLSKMSHQSVPGTKPKVRKAGEEHDEDRDTTDPKMVTEFFTVVLRPCSTVIENLQLNKNTREEVLWNNSRYPWRRSPLWLLIRVALQLVSQRLSLREGISDDIYKSFILFSMSIILDTSPNDISPEKKHMMIAKIARRLNKLTLSHHPTWLSYVHDALQRGNNAIEQAWRDIRSRNTSHHDTNSLGRLDFAQDTYHDLSPLDAWIDALTKREHVQDSAEFQPQNSLVEHEGLPSVGYTSDPDYAVLNLAAVENWVNISLEDWLQNNLDSQDTCQELCQLISDYHDEAMKLYSGNPEAVSVMFLTILELWIACDKAAIHAHPMLCDYNSCIPMDIFESLVLPHKSQMKRLAHAENYMQQRQRRVRYAGTSIFQDFGTKYCFSVRYFAQSEKHRALLATIEEEASRERAAKQTELRQKHKKYKELTTKIDGTECTYEEIIIDEYHGFTESRHSNSCGRCGYMRQRDSIDIDIHEWPLPADPLKVQSTVFELDAPHPFAFWRNTTAFFLLDVLRLSYSSRNKPRAKYEPRTYRGLRNYFEIGNGHRRFGLLSKNKPHENTHRRQKQIINVTERDVCLANGMDLHYYDHQADCFVTGFKSTGEVLTTCTYKLPRASSSLQQFLSRPASERDGRPPNTVIASLNSCPQDMSLEEYRALCSMPLGVNIQWQNILLQLAMPSVVFKKAETCIFILQIICQAGPSTKDSVLRDGHVIINDDVFAGELLARIKDAADRIKENWESMWELCALILLTQRILSLSSSASIRTLCLAQLSSLRTIGFNWVKLVRDKATGEDSDIRRNEFISQSAQLALVTTSTFDADEIVLEKVMESDKDACVWIQCCMLIHDRKGALDLTPGCLTSILHHRWQVLTYRCYPILVPNVASQKKPAMDLAIRQAWAAYQTGSSWSVASQGCEYWITTRSGRLPVHFNVLTGELLISGRPLARLPAEYESHVSYKTLFGQSPVEVMPSEVPGMQFSGQRKHMGCTVHLGKAPSSLSKKFDLCVRAVGQGKHQAWEFVPSRLIAGQVPDHFTETYVHWYNLDSDDIEFRPVMEPWRASSSYWRLQRAGHCRWYLASGGMRLVSMKSETAQTISRILEPIEKASRVHCKFYPASSLLEIEILRLRLNFSLQVGHSSIRCRQYRGMSIDTNQSLGTLVGLHNKLVLLHDNSHDRKILIPEGKVSWEQSGHHLVVTIGWQAVSNHHVYSVDEQLGRLVDNGNLQSKLILCYLHAVTSFCIPDPLTQKTGTEQALTILHSASLSETRFPCSPDFQGSH, encoded by the coding sequence ATGTCTATTTCACTCCCCCGGCTTTCCAATGAAGCGAGATCGTACTTGCTTAATCATGTGTTCCTCTTTCCTCAGCTACCACAACAGGATGACTACAACACTGAATACGAATTACTCCTACTTGAGACTGtcatcaacgccctcaagAGGTTTACGGCTCATGTTTGTGAACAGCATGGCGAAATCATCCGTGTGTTGATTACAATGCTGGCTTACCTGAGAACAACTCTGGGATCCCGTGGTGAGATCGACGAAGTGAAATTTAGAAATGTTCTGAGGACGCTAGATATAGATGGTACATCCGTTTGCTTTAGGTTGAGAGTTCACGTTACTTATATTTCGCTTTTAGGGAGTGTTGTGCCCATCCATGTCAAATCCCAGAATGCCGCTGTTCTGATGACCCGAGAGAACGACGCAATCCATGTCGAGACGTTCGAGCTATCTCCGCGTAATGAAGCTGTCAACTCAACAATCGGCCGCCTAAAACGTCAGTTTCCCGGACCAACCTTGTCCATGAAACCAGAAACATTCAATGACCCCCATCTTCAAAATGCCATCGCGGCCACTCTTTCGAAAATGAGCCACCAGTCCGTTCCAGGGACGAAGCCGAAAGTGAGgaaggcgggcgaggagcaTGATGAGGATAGAGACACAACTGATCCAAAGATGGTGACGGAGTTCTTCACGGTGGTCCTGCGCCCCTGCAGCACGGTGATTGAGAATCTACAACTCAACAAAAATACTCGTGAAGAGGTGTTGTGGAACAACAGTCGGTACCCATGGCGGCGATCTCCTCTGTGGCTCCTCATACGCGTGGCACTTCAACTTGTTTCTCAGAGGCTCAGCCTGCGTGAAGGAATATCCGATGACATCTACAAAAGCTTCATACTCTTTTCCATGAGCATTATCCTGGATACCTCGCCCAACGATATATCTCCCGAGAAAAAGCATATGATGATTGCCAAAATTGCTCGCCGGCTAAATAAGCTCACACTATCGCACCATCCTACGTGGCTTTCGTATGTCCATGATGCTCTTCAGCGAGGCAACAATGCTATTGAACAAGCCTGGCGCGATATCAGAAGTCGCAACACTTCGCACCACGACACGAATTCGTTAGGACGATTAGACTTTGCCCAAGACACTTACCACGACCTATCTCCCTTGGATGCGTGGATCGATGCACTTACCAAACGCGAACATGTCCAAGACTCAGCAGAGTTTCAACCGCAGAACAGCCTCGTTGAACATGAAGGACTTCCCTCGGTTGGGTATACCTCTGATCCCGACTACGCGGTTCTCAATCTTGCGGCCGTCGAAAACTGGGTGAATATCAGCCTCGAAGATTGGCTTCAGAACAATCTCGATAGCCAAGATACCTGCCAGGAGCTTTGTCAGTTGATCAGTGACTACCACGATGAGGCAATGAAATTGTATTCCGGTAATCCAGAAGCTGTATCGGTGATGTTTCTGACTATCCTGGAGCTATGGATTGCTTGCGATAAGGCTGCAATTCATGCCCACCCGATGCTATGTGACTACAACTCCTGTATTCCGATGGACATATTCGAGTCACTTGTTCTACCTCACAAATCACAAATGAAAAGACTGGCTCATGCAGAGAATTATATGCAGCAACGCCAACGACGAGTCCGGTACGCAGGAACCAGCATTTTCCAGGACTTTGGCACTAAGTACTGCTTTTCCGTCAGATACTTTGCCCAGTCCGAGAAGCACAGAGCGTTGCTAGCCAcgatcgaagaagaggccaGCCGCGAGAGAGCCGCAAAACAAACTGAGCTTCGCCAAAAGCATAAAAAATACAAGGAACTCACCACTAAGATTGATGGGACGGAATGCACATATGAAGAAATCATCATTGATGAATATCACGGCTTTACAGAATCTCGCCACAGCAACTCCTGCGGACGATGTGGATACATGCGCCAAAGGGACTCAATTGATATAGACATTCATGAATGGCCCTTACCTGCGGATCCCCTGAAAGTGCAAAGCACAGTTTTCGAACTCGATGCCCCTCATCCATTCGCATTCTGGCGTAATACCACGGCCTTTTTCTTGCTCGATGTTCTACGTCTCTCGTATTCGTCTAGGAATAAACCGAGAGCCAAATATGAACCACGGACATATCGCGGGCTCAGAAACTATTTCGAAATCGGCAATGGGCACCGAAGGTTCGGCCTGCTCTCGAAGAATAAGCCCCATGAGAATACGCATAGGCGACAAAAGCAGATTATCAATGTCACAGAGCGAGACGTCTGCTTGGCGAACGGGATGGACCTTCATTACTACGATCACCAAGCCGACTGCTTTGTTACCGGCTTTAAGAGCACGGGCGAAGTCTTAACAACATGCACATACAAGCTGCCCAGAGCAAGCTCCTCGCTACAGCAATTCCTCTCTCGCCCTGCAAGCGAGAGGGATGGACGACCGCCCAACACTGTCATTGCATCCCTGAATTCATGCCCACAAGATATGTCCCTTGAGGAGTACAGAGCGCTTTGCTCAATGCCCCTTGGAGTGAATATTCAGTGGCAGAATATTCTACTTCAACTCGCGATGCCATCGGTTGTATTCAAAAAGGCTGAAACTTGCATCTTCATTCTCCAGATCATTTGCCAAGCTGGGCCGTCAACTAAAGATTCGGTTCTGCGAGATGGGCATGTCATCATAAACGATGATGTTTTTGCGGGAGAACTACTAGCCAGAATCAAGGACGCTGCTGACAGAATCAAGGAAAATTGGGAATCGATGTGGGAGCTCTGTGCATTGATCCTTCTTACACAGAGGATTCTGTCGCTCTCAAGCTCTGCATCCATTCGAACCCTCTGCCTAGCCCAGCTATCGTCGCTTCGTACCATTGGTTTCAACTGGGTCAAACTCGTTAGGGATAAAGCCACTGGTGAGGACAGTGACATCCGTCGAAACGAATTTATTTCCCAAAGCGCCCAGCTAGCCCTAGTTACGACAAGCACGTTTGACGCCGACGAGATAGTTCTAGAGAAGGTCATGGAGAGTGACAAGGACGCGTGTGTTTGGATCCAATGCTGCATGTTGATTCACGACAGAAAGGGGGCTCTCGACCTGACACCGGGGTGCTTGACTTCGATACTCCACCATCGTTGGCAAGTCCTGACCTACCGCTGCTACCCCATACTTGTACCGAATGTGGCCTCTCAAAAAAAGCCCGCGATGGACCTTGCAATTAGGCAGGCTTGGGCTGCGTACCAGACAGGTTCCTCTTGGTCAGTTGCATCCCAGGGGTGCGAGTACTGGATAACAACTCGCAGCGGCAGGCTTCCCGTGCATTTCAACGTGTTGACGGGCGAATTGCTCATCAGCGGCCGACCACTCGCTCGTCTTCCTGCAGAGTACGAGAGTCATGTATCATACAAGACTCTATTTGGACAGTCCCCGGTGGAGGTGATGCCCAGTGAAGTGCCTGGAATGCAATTCTCTGGTCAAAGGAAACACATGGGCTGCACGGTACATTTGGGGAAGGCGCCGAGCTCCCTGTCCAAAAAGTTTGATCTTTGTGTTCGGGCAGTGGGCCAAGGCAAGCACCAGGCTTGGGAGTTTGTACCTTCCAGACTCATCGCTGGCCAAGTTCCAGACCATTTCACTGAGACCTATGTCCATTGGTACAACCTGGATAGCGACGACATCGAATTTCGCCCTGTGATGGAGCCATGGCGGGCATCCAGCTCCTACTGGCGGCTGCAGCGAGCAGGGCACTGTCGCTGGTACTTGGCGAGTGGAGGAATGCGTTTGGTCAGCATGAAAAGTGAAACTGCCCAAACTATATCCAGAATCCTTGAGCCGATTGAAAAGGCCTCGAGAGTTCATTGCAAGTTCTACCCTGCCTCATCTCTGTTAGAGATCGAGATACTCCGCCTGCGGTTGAACTTTAGCCTTCAGGTCGGACACTCATCCATCCGCTGCCGTCAGTATCGCGGAATGTCCATCGACACAAATCAATCACTGGGTACTCTCGTTGGTTTGCACAACAAGCTCGTCCTTCTCCACGACAACAGCCATGATAGAAAGATACTTATACCCGAAGGCAAGGTGAGCTGGGAGCAGAGCGGCCATCATCTTGTCGTGACGATTGGCTGGCAGGCGGTCTCGAATCACCATGTGTACTCGGTTGATGAGCAACTTGGCCGTCTGGTCGACAATGGAAACCTTCAAAGCAAACTTATTCTGTGTTACCTCCATGCCGTTACGTCGTTCTGCATCCCCGATCCACTAACGCAGAAGACGGGTACTGAGCAGGCCCTAACCATTCTTCATTCCGCATCCTTGTCTGAAACACGTTTTCCCTGTTCTCCGGACTTCCAAGGGAGCCATTGA
- a CDS encoding uncharacterized protein (COG:S;~EggNog:ENOG410PIKI), with translation MSDIVSDTGSDVSQTSTAPTNEQLYDYNQCISALEGRSVPEDLTSAAARCAVVRGLRCSYSFAMSQSIRDLCTSSRFSEFLRARNARLIMSNVVPDGLEIPEAQPYCIWNPDFATERTYRQIAVQYPVMRYQVGRACAAAGYINLYRELDLLPDVSIAEEAREGHTEQGDQIYASIMSSPVKYAVMDDYKRLINDDSPQPAFLNGETHVRWKLGWRYTLSQDATEEFSPQEIDIEEDRYIGLETRQPDESLYDELDPQEARLLWEPLPLDIPTMKKGLLRQMAAFEGNVDRYARLINRRSRRPIARNGVELLCVVRGIYHHTMFARWWQHQLDTDAFKDRITDNWRVEIQTAINARRIMINDIGTFTEDTPCKPWLIWYPLKPELSTIADLSRRCPSMNLQIAITAIYCNYKGLYERLNMRPSIGLMEAAEKVSNPFYKSDLEKRAAELGISNPWNEGEFRPFDDVHGTLSYNLEPTGCGIWTRLRSDIMDPLSGGYYRKNFAYGGYFERYVWLSFETIRKMEVAGYNREQGQFFDCNDTRWFLTHDITTDEDGNEVINGSDGE, from the coding sequence ATGTCCGACATCGTGAGCGATACCGGATCAGATGTCTCACAAACGAGTACTGCCCCGACAAACGAGCAGCTTTACGACTATAACCAATGCATATCCGCTCTTGAGGGAAGGAGCGTCCCAGAGGACCTCACCTCTGCCGCCGCACGATGTGCAGTAGTCAGAGGCCTGCGCTGCTCCTACAGCTTTGCAATGAGTCAGAGCATTCGAGACCTGTGTACTTCATCACGGTTCTCTGAGTTCCTTAGGGCACGCAATGCTCGTCTCATCATGAGCAACGTTGTTCCTGATGGCCTTGAGATCCCTGAAGCCCAGCCCTATTGTATCTGGAACCCGGATTTTGCTACAGAGCGTACTTATCGCCAGATAGCTGTACAATACCCCGTTATGCGATACCAAGTCGGTCGTGCGTGTGCTGCTGCCGGCTATATCAACCTTTACCGGGAGCTTGACCTCCTTCCTGATGTTTCTATCGCGGAGGAGGCTCGAGAGGGGCATACAGAGCAGGGTGACCAGATATACGCATCAATCATGTCCTCGCCAGTCAAATACGCTGTGATGGATGATTATAAACGCCTCATAAACGATGATAGCCCGCAGCCCGCCTTTCTGAATGGAGAGACGCATGTTCGGTGGAAGCTGGGGTGGCGGTATACTTTGTCACAAGATGCCACCGAGGAGTTCAGCCCTCAGGAGATTGATATTGAAGAGGATCGATATATAGGGCTCGAGACCCGGCAACCAGATGAGTCTCTCTACGATGAATTGGACCCACAGGAGGCGAGGCTGCTTTGGGAGCCCCTGCCTCTTGATATACCAACGATGAAAAAGGGGCTGCTACGCCAGATGGCCGCCTTTGAAGGGAATGTTGACCGATATGCCCGACTCATCAACCGCCGATCTCGGAGGCCAATTGCAAGGAATGGAGTTGAATTACTTTGCGTTGTTCGTGGGATATACCATCACACAATGTTTGCTCGGTGGTGGCAGCACCAGCTTGATACTGACGCCTTCAAAGACCGAATCACGGATAATTGGCGAGTCGAGATTCAAACGGCCATTAATGCCCGCCGCATCATGATCAACGACATTGGAACATTTACCGAAGACACCCCTTGCAAGCCTTGGCTTATCTGGTATCCTCTTAAGCCGGAGCTATCTACCATTGCTGATCTTTCTAGACGGTGCCCTTCCATGAATTTGCAGATTGCCATTACTGCCATATACTGCAACTATAAAGGGCTATATGAAAGGCTCAATATGCGGCCTAGCATCGGGCTCATGGAGGCGGCAGAGAAAGTCAGCAATCCATTCTACAAAAGCGACCTAGAAAAGCGGGCAGCAGAACTAGGAATTAGTAACCCTTGGAATGAAGGGGAGTTTCGACCTTTTGACGACGTGCATGGAACTTTATCTTATAACCTGGAGCCGACGGGCTGCGGCATCTGGACCCGTCTTCGCTCAGATATTATGGATCCACTAAGTGGAGGCTACTATAGGAAGAACTTCGCTTACGGAGGGTATTTTGAGAGATACGTCTGGCTGTCATTTGAAACGATTCGGAAAATGGAGGTCGCTGGTTACAACAGGGAGCAGGGCCAGTTCTTTGATTGCAATGATACGCGCTGGTTTCTGACGCATGACATCACGACGGACGAGGATGGGAATGAGGTTATCAACGGAAGTGATGGCGAGTAA